A stretch of DNA from Micromonospora sp. WMMD1155:
GTAGAAGCGTGCCACTTCGGACCCGGTGGCGGTCGACCCGATCGGTGCACTGCTGTCGAAACCATCGATCGGGCCGACCAACCGAAGCCGGGCCGACCGAGCGACGAACGGCCCCGGCGGCACGAGACCGGCGGGGCCGTCGAATCGCGTCAGCGCCGGGACCGCTCACACTCCCGTTCGGCCCGCGTCTTCAGCTCCGTCAGCCACGTCTTCAGACCGTCGGCGAGAGCCGCGGTCGAGAAGTCGACGTCCTGCTCCACCTGGTCACCGCGCCACGTCTCCTCGGTACGCACCAGAACCCGACCGTCGACCTCGGTGAACGTCCACACGTGAACGCCCTCGTCGATGCGCAGCCCCGCACCGATCGCCGGGCCGTCCCACCGAAGGCACTTCTGGTGCTGTAGCTGACGGACGGTGGACGTGACGACGAGGGTCGTGGCGGGATTCAACGCGGTCTCGGGCACCGAGGTCGACCATCGAAACGATGAACCGGGACGCAGTGGACCGCGATCGAGCCGCTTGCTGGAGAGGACCGGCCTCTGCCACGACGGCCAGCGTTCCACGTCGGTCTGGATGTTCCAGATGGTCCGTAGCGGAGCGTCGATCGTCGTCTCAGTCCGGTAGCGAATCTTCGCCGTGGTGTCGACGGTCCTTCCCGCACATCGCACCGTCGCGCGGTCGGAGCCGCCATCGCGCCTGGCCTCGGCCCCAGCCGGTGCACCTGCGGCACCCACGAGGCCGGCCACGACCACTGCCGTCGCGGCGGCAACCATACTGTTCTTCATGAGGCGGTCGCCCCTTCGGCGGTGCGCTCGATGTCCGGGAGGATCCGCCACACGGTGTCCATCGACGCGGTCACCGTGACGCTGTGGCGGCTGACCACCGGTGCCGACACGATGCCGGCCTCGTCGGCGTCCGTCATGTTCTCCATCGTGAAGCCCTCCTGCGGTCACTGACGATCGGAACGCCGGGCATGAGCGAGCTGATCGATCCACACCCGGCAGAAGCGATCGTGCCAAGACGGCGAGGGCTCACCATCGGCGAGAATTACGTAGTTAGCGGTTCGTACGCCGAGATCGGTGGCACGCGATGCCGGCAGGCCGTCACAGCGATGCTCGCCAGCCGGTCGGGCGACCAGGCACGGGTCTGCGACACAGTCACTGATCGGCCCCCTTAGCGGGTGCGGTCGAGACCGCCCCCGAGGGGAGCAGGATCCAGGTCCGCGACAGCCCGCGCTCCGACCGGCCGCCGACGTGTTCGTCCGACGGATGGCGTCTGACCTTCAACGCCGAGGGTGTCCGCTGCGACGACCTCGCCGCCGACGCGGAGCCGGGTGACATGGCGATGCGGGGCACCGCAAGCGACCTGGTCCTCTACTTCTACGAGCGCCTTCCGCTGGACGACCTGGCGACCACCGGCGACACCGAGCCGATGGAGCGGCTCGCGGACTGGGACCCGAAAGCGTAACCACAGGAGAACGTCAGCACCTTGCGTCTGCCGGACGACCGCGCAGCCTCCGACCCGGTATGCGCCCGGCTCGCTCACGGCTGGTCTGCCGGTCGGATTCCTCGCCGGACGAGGCGATCGAGGTGGTCGAGCAGCTTCACCTCGCTGCGAACCAGCCTCTCACGCTCGGGCGTCGGCAGCTCGGCAAGCGGCTCCCAGAGATCCTCGTTCCGCGGCACGAACACCGTGGCAGCGGAGTACTCGCGGCAGCTCGAGCACCACGCCAGGCCGACGCAGCGCTCGTAGAGCCTGTCGGAGGGCGCGTAGAGCCGGTACCGGTAGGAGAAGATCACGCCGGCACAGGTGACAGCGTCCCCATCACGGACACCGTGAATCGTGCTGACCTTCGACCATGCCCACCTGGCGGACCTGTGCCCCATGGCCTCCATGTTCCCCGGCCGCCAGCGCAAGCCGCCATCCTGATCTGCCGGTGATGACCACGCACTCGCACCGTGAGCCGCTCCTCGCCGACGGGTGCGGAGGTGACAAGGCTTCCTGTGCGCGCATATCGTGCACTCGATGATCCGACCCGCGTTCCTGGGCGCCGCCGAGGCCGCGACGGCCCTGCTGCGCGATCCGATGCTGACCGCCCGATGGTCCTCGCCGAGCGCACTGCCGGACTTCTCCACCGCTGGCCTCGCCCGCCATCTGGCCAACCAGGTCACTCAGACCGTGACGTTCCTCGCCGCGCCGGCAGGAGAATCGGCGATCCCGGTGTTGGAGCACTTCACCGGCAACGCCTGGGTGACCTCAGGCGTGGATAGTGCCGACAACATCGACATCCGGCGCCGCAGCGAGCAGACAGCTGCAGTGACGACCCCCAGGGAGCTGGCGGACGCGGTCGATGCCGCGATAGCCGAGTTGCGCGCCACTGTGGCAGCGCAATCACCCGACCGCATCGTGGACCTCGGCGACTGGGGCCTGAAGGTCGATGACTTCCTGCTGACCCGGGTCATGGAGCTGGTCGTACACACCGACGACCTGGCAGTCAGCCTCGGCTTGCCGACGCCACCGATGCCGGCGACAGCGACTGAAGCGACGATCCAGCTGCTGAGCAGCCTCGCGGCCTGGCGACACGGATCCCTGAACGTGATACGCGCGCTAGCTCGGCAAGAACGAGCCCTCACCGCCATCTCCGCGCTCTAGCCGCTGGAACGTCACTTGCGGATCCGTCCGTGGTCGGAGCACAGGATGGGCAGATGGTGCCGAAGCCACTGCGGCGGATGTCGTGGACGGCATCGAGGCTGCCGTTGCGGGTTCCGTCGATGGCGAACACACCCCCCGCCGACGTCCGCTAATCCTCGAAAGTGAACTCGAATGTGCCCGCTTCGATGTGGTCGATGAGCCGGCTGACATCGTCGGCTTGCCGAATCGCGCTCTCCCAGCCACTACTGGTGATGTCGGCCAGTAGTACCGGCAGCCCGATTCGGCCACTGTCCGCGCTGGTGGGCCACCTGTGCCGGCGGTCGGGCCGGGCCTACCGCGCACCGCCGGATCCATCGTGGTACGACTACGCGTCATGAACGCGAACACCGACTCCGATCTCGCCGACCTTCGCGCCGTCTTCCTGGTGGACGACGCCGGTGAGTCGGCCCTGGGTTGGCCAGGCGTGTACGCCTTCGAAGCGGAGCACGGGATCGTGCTGCCGGAGCCGTACCGGACCTTCGTCGCGGAGATCACCGACGGGTCGTTCTCCGGGCCACCGGACTTCGGTCTTCTCGGGGTGGCCGAGATGCCCGATGACTGGGGTGACGACCGCCCGGTGCGCGAGTTGGCGGCTCCGTTTCCGCTGACTCAGGCGTGGCTGTGGGAGGAGGACACCCGCCCGTCGGAGGAGATCGAGCCGCTGTTCGATGCCGTCTTCGACCACGGCTCGGTCGTGCTCGGCACAGACGGCTGCGGGATGTACTGGCATCTCGTCGTGACCGGACCGCATCGCGGGCACATCTGGAACATCAGCGGCGAGGGGGCGATGCCCTTCGGGGCGGAGTTCGGCCACACCACCGGGGCGTCGGGGTTCGTCGGGTGGGTTCGGCACTGGGCGGCCGGCAAGCCATGGTTCGACGCTGCCTGAGCTGAACGGGTAGGCATCCTCATCTGCCGCTGACCGCCCTGGCGGTGCACAGGTAACGGGTGGACGTGACGTTGTTCGGCACACATCCGCCGACGACGCCGACCGCAGGCAGGATGGATCGATGGCGACGATCAGACCGTTCGACAGCGCCGATGCCCCGGCTGTGGCGGGCCTCATCGAACGCTGCCTGCGTGAGGTCAACAGTCGCGACTATCCGAGCGAGGTCATCGAGCGGATGTGCGACCACTTCACCGAGCAACGCATCAGGGAACTCGCGATCCGACGGCAGATGTTCGTCGCAGAGGAAGACGGGATCGTCGGCACCGTCTCCCGCGACGGCGACAAGGTCTACACCATGTTCGTGCACCCACGGGTCGCCGGTCGCGGCATCGGGCGGCTCCTCATGCGCCACGTCGAGGCGCTGGCGGCGATCGACGGCTACGACCACATGGAGACCGGAGCGAGCATCACCGGGCACGACTTCTACCGTCGGCTCGGCTACGTCGACGTCCGCTCCACCGAGACGGAGTTCGGCCTCAACTACATCCTGCGCCGCAGCCTGCCCTGACGAGCCGGGGCCGCCGACGCCGCCTCACTGACACAGTGGGCGGGCGAGATCGATCTCGCCCGCCCACTACTGCCACGCGTCTCCTCGGGTGCCTATCCCGCCTTCCGTACCGTCAACGTCTGGTAGTCGGCGGCGTGGGGCCGGTAGGTCGGGTTGCCGGAGTAGGCGACGTGGACCCGGTAGGCCCCCGGCCGCAGATCGGCGGTCTGCAGTTCGACGACCGCCTTACCGTGTGCCAGTGGCACGACGTGCGCGGTGCCGCCGAAGGTGACGGTGACTTCGCCGGTCGGGGTCGGAGCGTGCTTCCGCCCGCCCGCCGGCCCGACGGTCACGGTCAACCTGAACGTGTCCCCGCGGACGACCGACGCCGGCGAGGCCTTCGCCTTGACCTTGACGGCGGCCGGGCCGGAGGGCACCTCGAACGACGCCGTACCCTCCGACGCCTTCAGGTAGTCGAAGCCGAGGTATTCGGCCGTCACCGTCCGGGCACCCGCGGGCAGACCCGTCGGCAGCGTGACGGTCGCCGCGCCGTCGTTCAGGTAGGCGAGCTTCGACCACGAGCCGACGCTGACCCGTACCTGACCGCCGGTCTCGAACCCGTCCGCTGCCGCGACCGTCACGGTGGCCCTGGTCGTCTGGGCCCCCCTCGCGTACGGCTCGACGGCCACCTCGGTGGTGGTGGTGACATCACTGTTCGGGATACCGCGGATGTCGTTCCACTCGCGAACGGTCAGCGGGATCACGGTGCCGTGACGCGGACGGACGACACCCGCGTTGGTCATCGTGATCGCCTTGGCGTTCCACGTCGGAGCCTCGATGTTCTCGTGACAGGCGGCCTGGTACCCCCCACCGTTCGTGTACCGGTCGCCCCAGAGGTAGAACTGGCCGGGGCAGGCGGTGTCACCGGGGTTGGCCTCGAAGATGACCGGCCCCTCGTACCCCTGGTTGGCGACCCAGGTCGTGCGGCCCAGAGCCGGCGCGACCAGCGTCCAGTTGTCGATGTCGCTGTCCAGGAAGTCGGTGTGCTTCTCCGAGAAGATGTCCGAGCCCTGGTTGCCGGCCTCGTTCTTGGTCACCCGGTAGTAGTGGTCGCCGACCCGGATCGCGGTCGTGTCGATGCGCGACAGCGGGGCGGGATCCTGCCAGACCTGGGGAGCGGAGAACGTCTTGAAGTCTCGCGTCGTGGCGTACCACATCTGCGCGTTCCCCTGACCGGTGCGGTTCACCGGGTCGTCCCACAGCGACTGGGCCCAGAACACGACGTACGCGCCGAGTTCCTCGACCCACAGCGACTCCGGTGCGAAGGCGTTGCCCGCGTTGTCGGGCGCGACCTTCACGTGCCGCTGAGGGGTCCAGTTCACCAGGTCGTGCGACTCGAACACCTCGATGTACTGGGTGTCGTTGATGGCGTACCCGCCCTGGTCGTACCAGTTCAGGTCGGTGGCGATCATGTAGAACGTGTCGCCGTCGGGGGAGCGGACGATGTGCGGGTCGCGAAGCCCCTGGTCGCCCAGTTGGGAGATGAGGGACGGCCGTCCTCCGGTCAGACCGGTCCAGTCCAGAGCGGTGTTGCCGTTGGATGTGGCGAACATGATCTGCTCGCCGTCGGCGATGCCCTCTCCCTTGAAGTACCCCATGAAGTACCGCTCGTACTCTTCCGAACGCGGCATGGCGGCGATGGTCACCGGGAACGACTTCTTCTGCGACGCCTTGCCCTTGGTGACGGTCGCCGTCAGGGTGGCGGCGACATCAGCGCGGCCGAAGGCCGGGCGGGTGACCTCACCCGTCGGGGTGATGAGGCGGGTGGTCGACTTCCAGGTGATCGTGGATCCGAACTCGCCCTCGGCGGTGAGGTCGAGGTTTCCGCGTACGTCGTCGGTGGCATCCAGGGTCAGGTCGAAGGCGTCCCGGTCGACCGACTGCGCATCGTCGAACTCGGCCTTCACCACCACGGGGATCTCCCGTGTGGTGACCTCCTGGGCGCCCTTGCGGACGGTCGCCGTGAGCGTGGCTGTCGCGTCCGGCTGCCCCTGCGCGGGCCGGGTGATCCTGCCGGTCACCGCGACCTTGCGTGCGCTGGGGACGGCCGGCGGGGTGTCGACCTCGACGACCGACGGGTCCGAACTCGTCCAGGTGATCGCCGAGCCGGCCACGGAGCCCACCTTGGGCAGGACGATGTCGCGTACCACCGCACTGGTCCGGCCGAGGTCGATGGCCGCGGCGTCGGCGCGAACGCCGTCGGAGACGGTCTTCTCCGCCAGGGTGAGTGTCTCGTCGAGACCGACC
This window harbors:
- a CDS encoding SRPBCC family protein, with translation MKNSMVAAATAVVVAGLVGAAGAPAGAEARRDGGSDRATVRCAGRTVDTTAKIRYRTETTIDAPLRTIWNIQTDVERWPSWQRPVLSSKRLDRGPLRPGSSFRWSTSVPETALNPATTLVVTSTVRQLQHQKCLRWDGPAIGAGLRIDEGVHVWTFTEVDGRVLVRTEETWRGDQVEQDVDFSTAALADGLKTWLTELKTRAERECERSRR
- a CDS encoding maleylpyruvate isomerase N-terminal domain-containing protein — protein: MIRPAFLGAAEAATALLRDPMLTARWSSPSALPDFSTAGLARHLANQVTQTVTFLAAPAGESAIPVLEHFTGNAWVTSGVDSADNIDIRRRSEQTAAVTTPRELADAVDAAIAELRATVAAQSPDRIVDLGDWGLKVDDFLLTRVMELVVHTDDLAVSLGLPTPPMPATATEATIQLLSSLAAWRHGSLNVIRALARQERALTAISAL
- a CDS encoding SMI1/KNR4 family protein codes for the protein MNANTDSDLADLRAVFLVDDAGESALGWPGVYAFEAEHGIVLPEPYRTFVAEITDGSFSGPPDFGLLGVAEMPDDWGDDRPVRELAAPFPLTQAWLWEEDTRPSEEIEPLFDAVFDHGSVVLGTDGCGMYWHLVVTGPHRGHIWNISGEGAMPFGAEFGHTTGASGFVGWVRHWAAGKPWFDAA
- a CDS encoding GNAT family N-acetyltransferase, which translates into the protein MATIRPFDSADAPAVAGLIERCLREVNSRDYPSEVIERMCDHFTEQRIRELAIRRQMFVAEEDGIVGTVSRDGDKVYTMFVHPRVAGRGIGRLLMRHVEALAAIDGYDHMETGASITGHDFYRRLGYVDVRSTETEFGLNYILRRSLP
- a CDS encoding immunoglobulin-like domain-containing protein, which produces MRLRQRRPRLGPSRKGSGVAVLALGALLSVSFAATPSYAAEEQLDEGLVHHFALDETSGTTLVNSGSAGAAANATLVNPEKATLTGEGVRFNPDSYEGALDGAYVALPNDITAGMSNLTVDYDVWVDPANVGEHQMWGFGRKSGSCDVDTGAEGSIFASNTQRFRVAVGPANLQQNRVRMREGAWTHVTYTQSLNSDGTSWTGRLYLDGVPHATSTNLTTAPSVNAAGTNCNFLGRSQTSGHYSFRGTIRDFRVYDRAVGLDETLTLAEKTVSDGVRADAAAIDLGRTSAVVRDIVLPKVGSVAGSAITWTSSDPSVVEVDTPPAVPSARKVAVTGRITRPAQGQPDATATLTATVRKGAQEVTTREIPVVVKAEFDDAQSVDRDAFDLTLDATDDVRGNLDLTAEGEFGSTITWKSTTRLITPTGEVTRPAFGRADVAATLTATVTKGKASQKKSFPVTIAAMPRSEEYERYFMGYFKGEGIADGEQIMFATSNGNTALDWTGLTGGRPSLISQLGDQGLRDPHIVRSPDGDTFYMIATDLNWYDQGGYAINDTQYIEVFESHDLVNWTPQRHVKVAPDNAGNAFAPESLWVEELGAYVVFWAQSLWDDPVNRTGQGNAQMWYATTRDFKTFSAPQVWQDPAPLSRIDTTAIRVGDHYYRVTKNEAGNQGSDIFSEKHTDFLDSDIDNWTLVAPALGRTTWVANQGYEGPVIFEANPGDTACPGQFYLWGDRYTNGGGYQAACHENIEAPTWNAKAITMTNAGVVRPRHGTVIPLTVREWNDIRGIPNSDVTTTTEVAVEPYARGAQTTRATVTVAAADGFETGGQVRVSVGSWSKLAYLNDGAATVTLPTGLPAGARTVTAEYLGFDYLKASEGTASFEVPSGPAAVKVKAKASPASVVRGDTFRLTVTVGPAGGRKHAPTPTGEVTVTFGGTAHVVPLAHGKAVVELQTADLRPGAYRVHVAYSGNPTYRPHAADYQTLTVRKAG